The proteins below come from a single Drosophila suzukii chromosome X, CBGP_Dsuzu_IsoJpt1.0, whole genome shotgun sequence genomic window:
- the fw gene encoding P-selectin isoform X3, with amino-acid sequence MFCRNVLYTISTSTSTSESESESESQSRSHRNRSVVALKRAMTSPNAMPLIMLLLLALCTAGNCQICGPPAVPLNAKVRTVTVDSQIAEAHYECDAGYELFGSASVKCDVRTGWERDLPFCGVNVAYRKPVNQSSYTRSGPASYANDGKPGNKNPDGQECSETQKEPSPWWRVDLLTPQAVHVVRITTRGCCGHQPLQDLEIRVGNSSADLQRNPLCAWYPGTLDEGVVKTFTCARPLVGQYVAIQLVGVEGSLSLCEVETFTNDEFSMDRCLSPKIGVDTVVTTFSKTCYDFHITKGESFDKAQAICKQTGGDLVHDFRGATSQYILSELERRKTELKPQLVWIGAQKEPGITSRTWKWVNGDVVQKPTWGKDQPNNYNGEQNCVVLDGGRNWLWNDVGCNLDYLHFICQHSPLSCGSPDAQQNTTVMGKKFTLGEKIQYSCPKGHSLLGQTERECRLDGTWSGSAPTCKYVDCGSLPELKFGSIHMSEDRTSFGVVATYSCHENYTLIGNENRTCAVEGWSGKQPECLVDWCPDPQPITGGNVRFSDKRAGSTATYVCEPGYVLVGEAIISCGLGGEWSSKTPSCRFVDCGAPVRPNRGISILLNGTTTVNSVVKYECDEDHWLDGQSELYCTRDGKWSGEAPVCELVTCETPPVPSGSFVIGYDYNVHSKIQYNCDPGHIMHGTPVLECLDSGEWSADAPYCEYIDCGQILPIPYGTHKYVTNSTYVGSEVVFSCAQSHKLSGVLKRTCLESAVWSDTSPKCEEIRCPEPKLAAHSLLSVTGNDRMYGRTLIRTAESTQNTQTYKIGALAKYRCERGYKMVGEALATCTDSGQWSGSIPECVYVECGAPENINNGKVVLATNATYYGAAVLYECNVNFKLNGVSRRLCTEHGNWSHEAPECVEVVCDTPNISENLIVEAGPRAVGSVATFKCAKGRIMMGNDTRVCQKNGKWAGKSPTCRPVDCGRPLAIENGRVIVVNDSTLYGGSAEYHCIPNYNRIGQYLRKCTEDGAWSGKQPRCELSTTEGHETSELGTGVGIGATVIVALLVIFGLIFLYRNKARPVKNTENVQAAETKDERNAAVMSYSTLEANNRMHMDNNPSATFNTFHGGAGGRSVPGGNPDATSNGERLNNNRSENIYDQIPNEQFYDAPYEMRTNDEVYEPEPVASNVITINGISVR; translated from the exons ATGTTTTGCCGCAACGTATTGTATACAATATctacatccacatccacatccgaatccgaatccgaatccgagtCCCAATCTCGATCCCATCGCAACCGCAGTGTGGTGGCTTTAAAAAGAGCCATGACTTCTCCAAATGCAATGCCCCTCAttatgctgctgctgctggcacTGTGCACAGCTGGAAATTGCCAAA TCTGCGGTCCGCCGGCGGTGCCGCTGAATGCCAAGGTGCGAACCGTCACCGTCGACTCCCAGATCGCGGAGGCGCACTACGAGTGCGATGCTGGCTACGAGCTGTTTGGCTCCGCGTCGGTCAAGTGTGACGTCCGGACGGGCTGGGAGCGGGACCTGCCCTTCTGCGGGGTGAACGTGGCCTACCGGAAGCCGGTCAACCAGAGCTCCTACACCCGCAGCGGTCCTGCGAGCTATGCGAATGACGGCAAGCCGGGCAACAAG AATCCCGATGGCCAGGAGTGCTCCGAGACGCAAAAGGAGCCGTCGCCGTGGTGGCGCGTTGACCTCCTGACCCCGCAGGCGGTGCACGTGGTGCGGATCACGACGCGCGGCTGTTGCGGTCACCAGCCGCTCCAGGATCTGGAGATCCGGGTGGGCAACAGCAGTGCGGATCTGCAAAGGAATCCCCTGTGCGCCTGGTATCCCGGCACTCTAGACGAGGGCGTGGTCAAGACCTTCACCTGTGCACGACCTTTGGTCGGTCAATATGTGGCCATCCAACTGGTGGGCGTCGAGGGCAGCTTGAGTCTCTGCGAGGTGGAGACCTTCACCAATGACGAGTTCTCCATGGATCGCTGCCTGAGTCCCAAAATCGGAGTGGACACCGTGGTGACGACATTCTCGAAAACCTGCTACGACTTTCATATCACAAAAGGAGAAAGCTTCGACAAGGCGCAGGCCATTTGCAAGCAGACAG GTGGCGACTTGGTACACGACTTTCGGGGCGCCACCAGTCAATACATATTGTCGGAGCTGGAGCGCCGGAAGACCGAGCTGAAGCCGCAGCTCGTCTGGATTGGCGCCCAAAAGGAGCCGGGCATCACCTCGCGCACCTGGAAGTGGGTTAACG GGGATGTGGTCCAAAAACCGACCTGGGGCAAAGATCAACCGAACAACTACAACGGCGAGCAGAACTGCGTCGTCTTGGATGGAGGTCGCAATTGGCTGTGGAACGACGTGGGCTGCAACCTGGACTACCTGCACTTCATCTGTCAGCACT CTCCATTGTCTTGCGGCTCGCCGGATGCCCAGCAAAACACCACTGTCATGGGCAAAAAGTTCACTCTGGGCGAGAAGATCCAATACTCGTGTCCCAAGGGCCACTCGCTGCTCGGTCAGACGGAACGGGAGTGCCGCCTCGATGGCACTTGGAGCGGCTCCGCGCCGACCTGCAAAT ATGTGGACTGCGGCAGTCTGCCGGAGCTTAAGTTCGGATCCATCCACATGTCCGAGGATCGGACGAGCTTCGGCGTGGTGGCCACGTACAGTTGCCACGAGAACTACACGCTGATCGGCAATGAGAACCGAACCTGTGCCGTCGAGGGATGGAGTGGCAAGCAGCCGGAGTGCCTGGTGGACTGGTGTCCGGATCCCCAGCCGATTACCGGGGGAAATGTGCGATTCAGTGACAAGAGGGCTGGATCCACGGCCACCTATGTTTGCGAGCCGGGATATGTGCTGGTTGGCGAGGCG ATCATTTCGTGTGGATTGGGAGGAGAGTGGTCGAGCAAGACGCCTTCATGTCGATTCGTCGACTGTGGAGCTCCAGTGCGACCAAATCGAGGTATATCAATCCTACTGAATGGCACCACCACTGTAAATTCGGTGGTGAAGTACGAGTGCGACGAGGATCACTGGCTGGACGGTCAGTCGGAGCTCTATTGCACCCGGGATGGCAAGTGGTCGGGCGAGGCTCCGGTCTGCGAGCTGGTCACCTGCGAAACGCCACCTGTTCCATCTGGATCCTTCGTCATCGGCTACGACTACAATGTCCACTCGAAGATCCAGTACAACTGCGATCCCGGACACATCATGCATGGAACCCCGGTTCTCGAGTGCCTGGACAGCGGGGAATGGAGTGCCGATGCACCCTATTGCGAAT ACATCGATTGTGGTCAGATCCTGCCCATTCCGTACGGCACCCACAAGTACGTGACCAACAGCACCTATGTGGGTTCGGAGGTGGTCTTCAGCTGTGCCCAGTCCCACAAACTCAGTGGGGTCTTGAAGCGCACGTGCCTGGAATCGGCGGTATGGAGTGATACCTCACCCAAGTGCGAAG AGATTCGCTGTCCCGAACCAAAGCTAGCTGCCCACAGTCTGCTCTCAGTTACTGGAAATGATCGTATGTACGGACGTACCCTTATCCGCACCGCCGAATCCACACAGAATACTCAGACCTACAA AATTGGCGCCCTGGCCAAGTACCGATGCGAACGAGGTTACAAAATGGTCGGAGAGGCCCTGGCCACTTGCACGGATAGTGGTCAATGGAGCGGTTCTATACCAGAATGTGTCT ATGTGGAATGCGGAGCACCGGAGAACATCAACAATGGCAAGGTGGTTTTGGCCACGAATGCTACTTACTACGGAGCCGCCGTCCTCTACGAGTGCAATGTGAACTTCAAGTTAAACGGGGTCTCACGTCGCCTGTGCACGGAGCACGGAAACTGGAGTCACGAAGCTCCAGAGTGTGTGGAGGTAGTCTGCGATACGCCCAATATCAGCGAGAACCTCATCGTGGAGGCCGGTCCACGGGCCGTGGGATCCGTGGCCACCTTCAAGTGCGCCAAAGGTAGAATTATGATGGGCAATGACACACGCGTCTGCCAGAAGAACGGCAAATGGGCAGGAAAAAGTCCCACCTGCAGAC CTGTCGACTGCGGACGCCCCCTGGCAATTGAGAATGGCCGGGTGATCGTGGTCAACGATTCGACCTTATACGGTGGGTCCGCCGAGTACCACTGCATCCCCAACTACAACCGAATTGGGCAGTATCTGCGCAAGTGCACCGAGGACGGAGCCTGGAGCGGAAAGCAGCCGCGCTGCGAACTGTCCACCACGGAGGGTCACGAGACCTCGGAACTGGGAACAGGCGTGGGAATCGGAGCCACTGTGATCGTGGCCCTGTTGGTGATCTTTGGCCTCATTTTCCTATATCGAAACAAGGCGAGACCCGTGAAGAACACGGAGAATGTCCAGGCGGCGGAGACGAAGGACGAGCGAAATGCCGCCGTAATGTCATATTCCACGCTGGAGGCCAACAACCGGATGCACATGGACAACAATCCCTCGGCGACGTTCAACACGTTCCACGGAGGAGCCGGCGGACGGAGCGTTCCCGGCGGCAATCCAGATGCCACCAGCAACGGGGAAAGACTGAACAACAATCGGTCGG AAAACATTTACGATCAAATACCAAACGAGCAGTTCTACGATGCTCCCTATGAAATGCGCACCAATGACGAGGTTTACGAACCGGAACCGGTGGCCAGTAATGTCATCACCATCAACGGCATTTCCGTGAGATAG
- the fw gene encoding P-selectin isoform X2: protein MQPASEIHGSRKINSCQQQTMFCRNVLYTISTSTSTSESESESESQSRSHRNRSVVALKRAMTSPNAMPLIMLLLLALCTAGNCQICGPPAVPLNAKVRTVTVDSQIAEAHYECDAGYELFGSASVKCDVRTGWERDLPFCGVNVAYRKPVNQSSYTRSGPASYANDGKPGNKNPDGQECSETQKEPSPWWRVDLLTPQAVHVVRITTRGCCGHQPLQDLEIRVGNSSADLQRNPLCAWYPGTLDEGVVKTFTCARPLVGQYVAIQLVGVEGSLSLCEVETFTNDEFSMDRCLSPKIGVDTVVTTFSKTCYDFHITKGESFDKAQAICKQTGGDLVHDFRGATSQYILSELERRKTELKPQLVWIGAQKEPGITSRTWKWVNGDVVQKPTWGKDQPNNYNGEQNCVVLDGGRNWLWNDVGCNLDYLHFICQHSPLSCGSPDAQQNTTVMGKKFTLGEKIQYSCPKGHSLLGQTERECRLDGTWSGSAPTCKYVDCGSLPELKFGSIHMSEDRTSFGVVATYSCHENYTLIGNENRTCAVEGWSGKQPECLVDWCPDPQPITGGNVRFSDKRAGSTATYVCEPGYVLVGEAIISCGLGGEWSSKTPSCRFVDCGAPVRPNRGISILLNGTTTVNSVVKYECDEDHWLDGQSELYCTRDGKWSGEAPVCELVTCETPPVPSGSFVIGYDYNVHSKIQYNCDPGHIMHGTPVLECLDSGEWSADAPYCEYIDCGQILPIPYGTHKYVTNSTYVGSEVVFSCAQSHKLSGVLKRTCLESAVWSDTSPKCEEIRCPEPKLAAHSLLSVTGNDRMYGRTLIRTAESTQNTQTYKIGALAKYRCERGYKMVGEALATCTDSGQWSGSIPECVYVECGAPENINNGKVVLATNATYYGAAVLYECNVNFKLNGVSRRLCTEHGNWSHEAPECVEVVCDTPNISENLIVEAGPRAVGSVATFKCAKGRIMMGNDTRVCQKNGKWAGKSPTCRPVDCGRPLAIENGRVIVVNDSTLYGGSAEYHCIPNYNRIGQYLRKCTEDGAWSGKQPRCELSTTEGHETSELGTGVGIGATVIVALLVIFGLIFLYRNKARPVKNTENVQAAETKDERNAAVMSYSTLEANNRMHMDNNPSATFNTFHGGAGGRSVPGGNPDATSNGERLNNNRSENIYDQIPNEQFYDAPYEMRTNDEVYEPEPVASNVITINGISVR from the exons ATGCAGCCAG CATCGGAAATACACGGCAGCAGGAAAATTAACAGCTGCCAACAGCAAACAATGTTTTGCCGCAACGTATTGTATACAATATctacatccacatccacatccgaatccgaatccgaatccgagtCCCAATCTCGATCCCATCGCAACCGCAGTGTGGTGGCTTTAAAAAGAGCCATGACTTCTCCAAATGCAATGCCCCTCAttatgctgctgctgctggcacTGTGCACAGCTGGAAATTGCCAAA TCTGCGGTCCGCCGGCGGTGCCGCTGAATGCCAAGGTGCGAACCGTCACCGTCGACTCCCAGATCGCGGAGGCGCACTACGAGTGCGATGCTGGCTACGAGCTGTTTGGCTCCGCGTCGGTCAAGTGTGACGTCCGGACGGGCTGGGAGCGGGACCTGCCCTTCTGCGGGGTGAACGTGGCCTACCGGAAGCCGGTCAACCAGAGCTCCTACACCCGCAGCGGTCCTGCGAGCTATGCGAATGACGGCAAGCCGGGCAACAAG AATCCCGATGGCCAGGAGTGCTCCGAGACGCAAAAGGAGCCGTCGCCGTGGTGGCGCGTTGACCTCCTGACCCCGCAGGCGGTGCACGTGGTGCGGATCACGACGCGCGGCTGTTGCGGTCACCAGCCGCTCCAGGATCTGGAGATCCGGGTGGGCAACAGCAGTGCGGATCTGCAAAGGAATCCCCTGTGCGCCTGGTATCCCGGCACTCTAGACGAGGGCGTGGTCAAGACCTTCACCTGTGCACGACCTTTGGTCGGTCAATATGTGGCCATCCAACTGGTGGGCGTCGAGGGCAGCTTGAGTCTCTGCGAGGTGGAGACCTTCACCAATGACGAGTTCTCCATGGATCGCTGCCTGAGTCCCAAAATCGGAGTGGACACCGTGGTGACGACATTCTCGAAAACCTGCTACGACTTTCATATCACAAAAGGAGAAAGCTTCGACAAGGCGCAGGCCATTTGCAAGCAGACAG GTGGCGACTTGGTACACGACTTTCGGGGCGCCACCAGTCAATACATATTGTCGGAGCTGGAGCGCCGGAAGACCGAGCTGAAGCCGCAGCTCGTCTGGATTGGCGCCCAAAAGGAGCCGGGCATCACCTCGCGCACCTGGAAGTGGGTTAACG GGGATGTGGTCCAAAAACCGACCTGGGGCAAAGATCAACCGAACAACTACAACGGCGAGCAGAACTGCGTCGTCTTGGATGGAGGTCGCAATTGGCTGTGGAACGACGTGGGCTGCAACCTGGACTACCTGCACTTCATCTGTCAGCACT CTCCATTGTCTTGCGGCTCGCCGGATGCCCAGCAAAACACCACTGTCATGGGCAAAAAGTTCACTCTGGGCGAGAAGATCCAATACTCGTGTCCCAAGGGCCACTCGCTGCTCGGTCAGACGGAACGGGAGTGCCGCCTCGATGGCACTTGGAGCGGCTCCGCGCCGACCTGCAAAT ATGTGGACTGCGGCAGTCTGCCGGAGCTTAAGTTCGGATCCATCCACATGTCCGAGGATCGGACGAGCTTCGGCGTGGTGGCCACGTACAGTTGCCACGAGAACTACACGCTGATCGGCAATGAGAACCGAACCTGTGCCGTCGAGGGATGGAGTGGCAAGCAGCCGGAGTGCCTGGTGGACTGGTGTCCGGATCCCCAGCCGATTACCGGGGGAAATGTGCGATTCAGTGACAAGAGGGCTGGATCCACGGCCACCTATGTTTGCGAGCCGGGATATGTGCTGGTTGGCGAGGCG ATCATTTCGTGTGGATTGGGAGGAGAGTGGTCGAGCAAGACGCCTTCATGTCGATTCGTCGACTGTGGAGCTCCAGTGCGACCAAATCGAGGTATATCAATCCTACTGAATGGCACCACCACTGTAAATTCGGTGGTGAAGTACGAGTGCGACGAGGATCACTGGCTGGACGGTCAGTCGGAGCTCTATTGCACCCGGGATGGCAAGTGGTCGGGCGAGGCTCCGGTCTGCGAGCTGGTCACCTGCGAAACGCCACCTGTTCCATCTGGATCCTTCGTCATCGGCTACGACTACAATGTCCACTCGAAGATCCAGTACAACTGCGATCCCGGACACATCATGCATGGAACCCCGGTTCTCGAGTGCCTGGACAGCGGGGAATGGAGTGCCGATGCACCCTATTGCGAAT ACATCGATTGTGGTCAGATCCTGCCCATTCCGTACGGCACCCACAAGTACGTGACCAACAGCACCTATGTGGGTTCGGAGGTGGTCTTCAGCTGTGCCCAGTCCCACAAACTCAGTGGGGTCTTGAAGCGCACGTGCCTGGAATCGGCGGTATGGAGTGATACCTCACCCAAGTGCGAAG AGATTCGCTGTCCCGAACCAAAGCTAGCTGCCCACAGTCTGCTCTCAGTTACTGGAAATGATCGTATGTACGGACGTACCCTTATCCGCACCGCCGAATCCACACAGAATACTCAGACCTACAA AATTGGCGCCCTGGCCAAGTACCGATGCGAACGAGGTTACAAAATGGTCGGAGAGGCCCTGGCCACTTGCACGGATAGTGGTCAATGGAGCGGTTCTATACCAGAATGTGTCT ATGTGGAATGCGGAGCACCGGAGAACATCAACAATGGCAAGGTGGTTTTGGCCACGAATGCTACTTACTACGGAGCCGCCGTCCTCTACGAGTGCAATGTGAACTTCAAGTTAAACGGGGTCTCACGTCGCCTGTGCACGGAGCACGGAAACTGGAGTCACGAAGCTCCAGAGTGTGTGGAGGTAGTCTGCGATACGCCCAATATCAGCGAGAACCTCATCGTGGAGGCCGGTCCACGGGCCGTGGGATCCGTGGCCACCTTCAAGTGCGCCAAAGGTAGAATTATGATGGGCAATGACACACGCGTCTGCCAGAAGAACGGCAAATGGGCAGGAAAAAGTCCCACCTGCAGAC CTGTCGACTGCGGACGCCCCCTGGCAATTGAGAATGGCCGGGTGATCGTGGTCAACGATTCGACCTTATACGGTGGGTCCGCCGAGTACCACTGCATCCCCAACTACAACCGAATTGGGCAGTATCTGCGCAAGTGCACCGAGGACGGAGCCTGGAGCGGAAAGCAGCCGCGCTGCGAACTGTCCACCACGGAGGGTCACGAGACCTCGGAACTGGGAACAGGCGTGGGAATCGGAGCCACTGTGATCGTGGCCCTGTTGGTGATCTTTGGCCTCATTTTCCTATATCGAAACAAGGCGAGACCCGTGAAGAACACGGAGAATGTCCAGGCGGCGGAGACGAAGGACGAGCGAAATGCCGCCGTAATGTCATATTCCACGCTGGAGGCCAACAACCGGATGCACATGGACAACAATCCCTCGGCGACGTTCAACACGTTCCACGGAGGAGCCGGCGGACGGAGCGTTCCCGGCGGCAATCCAGATGCCACCAGCAACGGGGAAAGACTGAACAACAATCGGTCGG AAAACATTTACGATCAAATACCAAACGAGCAGTTCTACGATGCTCCCTATGAAATGCGCACCAATGACGAGGTTTACGAACCGGAACCGGTGGCCAGTAATGTCATCACCATCAACGGCATTTCCGTGAGATAG
- the fw gene encoding P-selectin isoform X1 — protein MQPASTFAASEIHGSRKINSCQQQTMFCRNVLYTISTSTSTSESESESESQSRSHRNRSVVALKRAMTSPNAMPLIMLLLLALCTAGNCQICGPPAVPLNAKVRTVTVDSQIAEAHYECDAGYELFGSASVKCDVRTGWERDLPFCGVNVAYRKPVNQSSYTRSGPASYANDGKPGNKNPDGQECSETQKEPSPWWRVDLLTPQAVHVVRITTRGCCGHQPLQDLEIRVGNSSADLQRNPLCAWYPGTLDEGVVKTFTCARPLVGQYVAIQLVGVEGSLSLCEVETFTNDEFSMDRCLSPKIGVDTVVTTFSKTCYDFHITKGESFDKAQAICKQTGGDLVHDFRGATSQYILSELERRKTELKPQLVWIGAQKEPGITSRTWKWVNGDVVQKPTWGKDQPNNYNGEQNCVVLDGGRNWLWNDVGCNLDYLHFICQHSPLSCGSPDAQQNTTVMGKKFTLGEKIQYSCPKGHSLLGQTERECRLDGTWSGSAPTCKYVDCGSLPELKFGSIHMSEDRTSFGVVATYSCHENYTLIGNENRTCAVEGWSGKQPECLVDWCPDPQPITGGNVRFSDKRAGSTATYVCEPGYVLVGEAIISCGLGGEWSSKTPSCRFVDCGAPVRPNRGISILLNGTTTVNSVVKYECDEDHWLDGQSELYCTRDGKWSGEAPVCELVTCETPPVPSGSFVIGYDYNVHSKIQYNCDPGHIMHGTPVLECLDSGEWSADAPYCEYIDCGQILPIPYGTHKYVTNSTYVGSEVVFSCAQSHKLSGVLKRTCLESAVWSDTSPKCEEIRCPEPKLAAHSLLSVTGNDRMYGRTLIRTAESTQNTQTYKIGALAKYRCERGYKMVGEALATCTDSGQWSGSIPECVYVECGAPENINNGKVVLATNATYYGAAVLYECNVNFKLNGVSRRLCTEHGNWSHEAPECVEVVCDTPNISENLIVEAGPRAVGSVATFKCAKGRIMMGNDTRVCQKNGKWAGKSPTCRPVDCGRPLAIENGRVIVVNDSTLYGGSAEYHCIPNYNRIGQYLRKCTEDGAWSGKQPRCELSTTEGHETSELGTGVGIGATVIVALLVIFGLIFLYRNKARPVKNTENVQAAETKDERNAAVMSYSTLEANNRMHMDNNPSATFNTFHGGAGGRSVPGGNPDATSNGERLNNNRSENIYDQIPNEQFYDAPYEMRTNDEVYEPEPVASNVITINGISVR, from the exons ATGCAGCCAG CATCAACTTTTGCAGCATCGGAAATACACGGCAGCAGGAAAATTAACAGCTGCCAACAGCAAACAATGTTTTGCCGCAACGTATTGTATACAATATctacatccacatccacatccgaatccgaatccgaatccgagtCCCAATCTCGATCCCATCGCAACCGCAGTGTGGTGGCTTTAAAAAGAGCCATGACTTCTCCAAATGCAATGCCCCTCAttatgctgctgctgctggcacTGTGCACAGCTGGAAATTGCCAAA TCTGCGGTCCGCCGGCGGTGCCGCTGAATGCCAAGGTGCGAACCGTCACCGTCGACTCCCAGATCGCGGAGGCGCACTACGAGTGCGATGCTGGCTACGAGCTGTTTGGCTCCGCGTCGGTCAAGTGTGACGTCCGGACGGGCTGGGAGCGGGACCTGCCCTTCTGCGGGGTGAACGTGGCCTACCGGAAGCCGGTCAACCAGAGCTCCTACACCCGCAGCGGTCCTGCGAGCTATGCGAATGACGGCAAGCCGGGCAACAAG AATCCCGATGGCCAGGAGTGCTCCGAGACGCAAAAGGAGCCGTCGCCGTGGTGGCGCGTTGACCTCCTGACCCCGCAGGCGGTGCACGTGGTGCGGATCACGACGCGCGGCTGTTGCGGTCACCAGCCGCTCCAGGATCTGGAGATCCGGGTGGGCAACAGCAGTGCGGATCTGCAAAGGAATCCCCTGTGCGCCTGGTATCCCGGCACTCTAGACGAGGGCGTGGTCAAGACCTTCACCTGTGCACGACCTTTGGTCGGTCAATATGTGGCCATCCAACTGGTGGGCGTCGAGGGCAGCTTGAGTCTCTGCGAGGTGGAGACCTTCACCAATGACGAGTTCTCCATGGATCGCTGCCTGAGTCCCAAAATCGGAGTGGACACCGTGGTGACGACATTCTCGAAAACCTGCTACGACTTTCATATCACAAAAGGAGAAAGCTTCGACAAGGCGCAGGCCATTTGCAAGCAGACAG GTGGCGACTTGGTACACGACTTTCGGGGCGCCACCAGTCAATACATATTGTCGGAGCTGGAGCGCCGGAAGACCGAGCTGAAGCCGCAGCTCGTCTGGATTGGCGCCCAAAAGGAGCCGGGCATCACCTCGCGCACCTGGAAGTGGGTTAACG GGGATGTGGTCCAAAAACCGACCTGGGGCAAAGATCAACCGAACAACTACAACGGCGAGCAGAACTGCGTCGTCTTGGATGGAGGTCGCAATTGGCTGTGGAACGACGTGGGCTGCAACCTGGACTACCTGCACTTCATCTGTCAGCACT CTCCATTGTCTTGCGGCTCGCCGGATGCCCAGCAAAACACCACTGTCATGGGCAAAAAGTTCACTCTGGGCGAGAAGATCCAATACTCGTGTCCCAAGGGCCACTCGCTGCTCGGTCAGACGGAACGGGAGTGCCGCCTCGATGGCACTTGGAGCGGCTCCGCGCCGACCTGCAAAT ATGTGGACTGCGGCAGTCTGCCGGAGCTTAAGTTCGGATCCATCCACATGTCCGAGGATCGGACGAGCTTCGGCGTGGTGGCCACGTACAGTTGCCACGAGAACTACACGCTGATCGGCAATGAGAACCGAACCTGTGCCGTCGAGGGATGGAGTGGCAAGCAGCCGGAGTGCCTGGTGGACTGGTGTCCGGATCCCCAGCCGATTACCGGGGGAAATGTGCGATTCAGTGACAAGAGGGCTGGATCCACGGCCACCTATGTTTGCGAGCCGGGATATGTGCTGGTTGGCGAGGCG ATCATTTCGTGTGGATTGGGAGGAGAGTGGTCGAGCAAGACGCCTTCATGTCGATTCGTCGACTGTGGAGCTCCAGTGCGACCAAATCGAGGTATATCAATCCTACTGAATGGCACCACCACTGTAAATTCGGTGGTGAAGTACGAGTGCGACGAGGATCACTGGCTGGACGGTCAGTCGGAGCTCTATTGCACCCGGGATGGCAAGTGGTCGGGCGAGGCTCCGGTCTGCGAGCTGGTCACCTGCGAAACGCCACCTGTTCCATCTGGATCCTTCGTCATCGGCTACGACTACAATGTCCACTCGAAGATCCAGTACAACTGCGATCCCGGACACATCATGCATGGAACCCCGGTTCTCGAGTGCCTGGACAGCGGGGAATGGAGTGCCGATGCACCCTATTGCGAAT ACATCGATTGTGGTCAGATCCTGCCCATTCCGTACGGCACCCACAAGTACGTGACCAACAGCACCTATGTGGGTTCGGAGGTGGTCTTCAGCTGTGCCCAGTCCCACAAACTCAGTGGGGTCTTGAAGCGCACGTGCCTGGAATCGGCGGTATGGAGTGATACCTCACCCAAGTGCGAAG AGATTCGCTGTCCCGAACCAAAGCTAGCTGCCCACAGTCTGCTCTCAGTTACTGGAAATGATCGTATGTACGGACGTACCCTTATCCGCACCGCCGAATCCACACAGAATACTCAGACCTACAA AATTGGCGCCCTGGCCAAGTACCGATGCGAACGAGGTTACAAAATGGTCGGAGAGGCCCTGGCCACTTGCACGGATAGTGGTCAATGGAGCGGTTCTATACCAGAATGTGTCT ATGTGGAATGCGGAGCACCGGAGAACATCAACAATGGCAAGGTGGTTTTGGCCACGAATGCTACTTACTACGGAGCCGCCGTCCTCTACGAGTGCAATGTGAACTTCAAGTTAAACGGGGTCTCACGTCGCCTGTGCACGGAGCACGGAAACTGGAGTCACGAAGCTCCAGAGTGTGTGGAGGTAGTCTGCGATACGCCCAATATCAGCGAGAACCTCATCGTGGAGGCCGGTCCACGGGCCGTGGGATCCGTGGCCACCTTCAAGTGCGCCAAAGGTAGAATTATGATGGGCAATGACACACGCGTCTGCCAGAAGAACGGCAAATGGGCAGGAAAAAGTCCCACCTGCAGAC CTGTCGACTGCGGACGCCCCCTGGCAATTGAGAATGGCCGGGTGATCGTGGTCAACGATTCGACCTTATACGGTGGGTCCGCCGAGTACCACTGCATCCCCAACTACAACCGAATTGGGCAGTATCTGCGCAAGTGCACCGAGGACGGAGCCTGGAGCGGAAAGCAGCCGCGCTGCGAACTGTCCACCACGGAGGGTCACGAGACCTCGGAACTGGGAACAGGCGTGGGAATCGGAGCCACTGTGATCGTGGCCCTGTTGGTGATCTTTGGCCTCATTTTCCTATATCGAAACAAGGCGAGACCCGTGAAGAACACGGAGAATGTCCAGGCGGCGGAGACGAAGGACGAGCGAAATGCCGCCGTAATGTCATATTCCACGCTGGAGGCCAACAACCGGATGCACATGGACAACAATCCCTCGGCGACGTTCAACACGTTCCACGGAGGAGCCGGCGGACGGAGCGTTCCCGGCGGCAATCCAGATGCCACCAGCAACGGGGAAAGACTGAACAACAATCGGTCGG AAAACATTTACGATCAAATACCAAACGAGCAGTTCTACGATGCTCCCTATGAAATGCGCACCAATGACGAGGTTTACGAACCGGAACCGGTGGCCAGTAATGTCATCACCATCAACGGCATTTCCGTGAGATAG